From Micromonas commoda chromosome 3, complete sequence, a single genomic window includes:
- a CDS encoding predicted protein has protein sequence FIVEKASLRVLSPSSLVGTHDTALANFGTPLYGASLLGELVYSADDALGCTPFADLPRAKGVGHATIALVDRGSCYFAEKVLHAQLAGAQAVLVADDVEEPLLTMADPDGSAGGGTELARLAQEISIPSALVTKQVGDVLRAATVAGDVLVLTLDWQDSISHPDDVVEWELWSSSDQVCGDSCTRTQGFISDIMSSAVDLEEQGAASFSPHYITWSCPVALNDTEKCGGLCINGGRYCAPDPTDGPDVDPNIADRVRTHGYNGSDVVAENLRRLCLFKELSGDNHGNVPWNGGARWWTYATSHPVKCSMTDGTFTAECSEAVMQTNEPDGCGLDASAMSRIRACVGDTTADKANPLMDAEMQLQSDQGDSGRGAIVMLPTVVVNLDQYRGRLTSKDVLRAICAGFLESTEPRVCLSSALESNECLQPDHGGCWFKETPDGNFSACVDTFRGVKCRCPPSFRGDGVVCDPVDECSDSAMNHCEQDCVNIIGGHRCGCRSGFKLVGGTSCIQDPVEASKLRSLDAGSIFGISLLVLLGATVLGYAAYRIRIKAEIDREVRALMAEYMPL, from the coding sequence ttcatcgTGGAGAAGGCCAGCCTCCGGGTCCTCAGTCCCTCGAGTCTAGTCGGTACACACGATACGGCTTTGGCCAACTTCGGCACACCGCTCTACGGCGCCTCCCTGCTCGGGGAGCTCGTGTactccgccgacgacgctcTGGGTTGCACCCCCTTCGCGGACCTTCCGAGGGCCAAGGGCGTCGGCCACGCCACGATCGCTCTCGTTGACCGCGGCTCGTGCTACTTCGCCGAGAAAGTTCTACACGCCCAACTCGCGGGGGCGCAAGCGgttctcgtcgccgacgacgtcgaggagcccCTCCTGACGATGGCGGACCCGGACGGTAGCGCGGGGGGTGGAacggagctcgcgcgtctcgcgcagGAAATCTCCATTCCCTCCGCTCTCGTCACGAAGCAGGTTGGCGACGTGCTAAGGGCCGCGACCGTGGCGGGCGACGTGCTCGTACTCACGCTGGATTGGCAAGACAGCATATCTCACCCGGACGATGTGGTCGAGTGGGAACTGTGGTCCTCTTCGGATCAGGTGTGCGGCGATTCGTGCACACGGACGCAGGGCTTCATCAGTGATATCATGAGCTCGGCCGTTGACTTGGAGGAGCAGGGAGCCGCGTCCTTTTCCCCTCATTACATCACCTGGTCGTGTCCCGTCGCGTTAAATGATACGGAGAAGTGCGGAGGTCTCTGCATCAACGGGGGAAGATACTGCGCGCCCGATCCAACAGACGGACCCGATGTCGACCCAAACATTGCCGACAGGGTTCGAACGCACGGGTACAACGGATCCGACGTTGTCGCCGAGAACTTGAGGAGACTTTGCCTCTTCAAGGAGCTATCCGGCGACAATCACGGAAACGTCCCGTggaacggcggcgctcggtgGTGGACGTACGCAACCTCGCACCCCGTGAAATGCTCGATGACCGACGGCACGTTCACCGCGGAATGCTCGGAGGCAGTCATGCAGACGAACGAGCCCGATGGATGTGGATTGGATGCGTCTGCTATGAGCAGGATTCGAGCGTGCGTCGGTGACACCACCGCAGACAAGGCAAACCCGCTGATGGATGCGGAGATGCAGCTCCAATCCGATCAGGGTGATTCTGGCCGAGGCGCTATCGTTATGTTGCCGACGGTCGTTGTGAACCTGGATCAATATCGCGGTCGTCTGACCTCCAAAGATGTCTTGAGGGCTATATGTGCTGGGTTTCTCGAGTCCACGGAGCCGAGGGTGTGCCTTTCATCTGCGCTGGAGAGTAACGAGTGCTTACAGCCGGACCACGGCGGTTGCTGGTTCAAGGAGACCCCGGACGGGAACTTCAGTGCTTGCGTCGACACATTCAGGGGAGTCAAGTGCAGGTGTCCACCGTCGTTTCGTGGTGATGGAGTCGTGTGTGATCCGGTTGACGAGTGCTCGGATTCCGCCATGAACCACTGCGAACAAGATTGCGTAAACATCATCGGCGGACATCGATGCGGTTGTCGCTCGGGATTTaagctcgtcggcgggacATCCTGCATCCAGGATCCCGTTGAAGCGAGCAAACTGCGCTCCTTGGACGCGGGCTCCATCTTTGGCATCTCTCTTTTGGTTCTCCTTGGGGCGACCGTTCTCGGGTACGCGGCATACAGGATCAGAATCAAGGCTGAGATTGACCGGGAGGTGCGCGCGTTGATGGCGGAATACATGCCTCTGA